CTGCATGGGGTAGGACAAGTAGTGTGGAAGGAGGAAAAGGCAATGGAAGCGGATACAGAGAAAGAATAAGAGTGGAGTAAGATGTAaaaaaggggggagtaaaaaatacaaaaagagagatgtttaatttaaaaactggGTCATGCAGTAGTTATAAGAAGGCACTAGTTGTTGGCAGGGTACATTGACAATGTTTTACGAAGGAGTATTAAAGAATAGATTCTTATATACAGAGGCTGTGAAGGCCTATGATAGACAGTATAATGCAGCACTATCTCCATAGTGTTTAGAATTTAATGCCATATAATGCACCGCACATTTGTGGCCAGGAGGCCATGTCTAGATGCCACCATTCCCAACACATGCTGATCATCTGAGATTGAGGTATAGAGAAGGGGACAGTGAATCTGGGAGAGTAGAGCAGATATTCTTCTGAAGTTCTTTCCTTTGCCCGTAAGAGTTTTATAGTTTGACCaccaggcttccttcagctctccGTCTCGCTGGATTTTAACGTTTCAGGGTTGTTTTTGAGCAGGATCTCTCGGAGTTCTGGAGACATGTAATAAGGTCTCTCCAAGGAGCCATCATTCCTCTCCAGATCTTCACCTTGGTTATGATCAGCCCCCCAAGGACGATCAACGTAAGATAGAAAAGGTGAGGGAAGCACGCAAGTCAGAAGGAAAGAGAAGCAGAAATATAGATAGAAGCAAAGTGATGAGCGAGAGGTTTAGGGATTTAAAAGAGAAatgaaaaacaagaaaataagATTAGTATAGTAGAGACTATCACCATATTAAATCAGATTGAAACAGAAAGGTTAGGATTCAGTTAGACTGCAAGCTCTGCAACCAGTTCATCTACCCATCCACCCTAAATGACATcgatgtatattatttattacctGGATGTAACAAATACTTACAGAAACACAGGAAGAGTGTGTCTACACACATCGCATACACACTGAAAAAGCCGTGAGCGATTAGGTAGGATCCAATAACCACCGTCTGAGGAGAAGGAAGGAACAAGTTTAATCAGTTTTCATTAGTCAGTTTTTATCCACTATCGATGTCAACTTTTTCATTCTGGAAGGCATATAATAAAACGTTCCTTAACAGGTGATATTTGCAACTGGCTCACAACAGACCAATTATATCAAGTGTTAGGAGTGTTGGATGTTCGTGTTTGAAGACAAAAATCAGTTTACAATTCAATGTTCCATAAACACTAGCTGTACATGTGTTAATAGtgactacaaaaataaaataaaataaaaaaaaaaaaacttaattttcagctgccaaatttcaatgttaaATCAATCCTTACCGTTACAAACCTCACTGAATTTTATGAAAGATTATGATTTACGTGCTAAGGTAACCTGTTTCCATTGTAAAACCTCCTATCCTGGCATCTTTTGGGTCTCggattaaaggattttttttcccatcagaGAAAATGTTTTAAAGGCTAGagagtgcagtgtccctgtctgtCCAAGCCTGCATTGTAAAATCTTGCCAATATTTaggaacggcaatgtttacattgcaggtttaatatATTGAGAATATGTTTTTTTAGCATTTATTTAGCACCAACACAGGGACATACACCTAGCTAGGtctcaggacactatagtgttaggaatctatgtttatattcctaatgcaatagcgttcctttaaaaatacatatctaTTGATATACTTGTATAGATAGATGGTATAGAGATAACTTTGTGTAAACTCCTTTTGTTGACAAAGTCTGACTTTTTATCTATTTCAAAGTCATGCAAGGTTTCTGTCAATTTTATTTGtatgtacaaatatatacatgtttatttttCTCCTAATTCCCTATGaatgttgtgttattgtgtaggaATATTTTtactccatttaaccccttaaggacacatgacatgtatgacatgtcatgattcccttttattccagaagtttggtccttaaggggttaaataatgtgagggggaaaaaaaatccacaaaataaCCAGCAGACagaaaaatgaatttcaaattagcAGATTATTATCTCTGGGAAATGGTCAATAGAACAAGCCTACATGAAGGCCTTGAATCGCTTTAAATGGTCACACCAAAGATCAAGCTAAAATTCCAGACATTTTCACCGGCTTCAAGTGTCATGGCGAGTGCTCATAAATACACAAGCATTACTGCTGCATGCTGGAACACATAATATAAACAGAGGATTGTGGGAAAAGGTCATTGTGATCCAACTCACCAGGATTGGAACCCAGTAATAATTGAGAGTTGGCGCCGTGTCCTGCACGATGCGGATCCGATGGGTAAAGAAGAAGAAGGCAAGAATACCTGCAAAACATTGACACCAAGTGAATCTTAACCATATGAGAGAGATTAATTTCAACAGCTAGCACAACAGTTCtaatgtttaatgggttaaatagTAAATCCCACTGGGGAGCACAGTGACCTGTTCAATGGGTTAAAAGTAGAATTGGATATTAGATGCATGGCATTACACTAAAGAGACTATATTTTTATTGCACCGCttatatataccttgctacatgCGGTTTTGTAATGGTggaatgtttaataaaaaaagattgacaaaaaaaaaatgaaaattaaaattatCTACACTCAAAACAACAACTTCATCCCATCACCTGCACCCAAAGCAACAATTCAGGAGTACAGCAGCTGGGGCTCAACTTTGCGGTTAATCCATTTGAAAGAGGGTTaacacattaaaaggacactccagaaccCTAAACCACTTTAGTTGGCTGAAAAGCTTTATTAGAGaatagtgtgtcctattttttcattttgcaaaaagtgcagatttcagtagaaattgacacttttataaattaacctggttacaccccctggctttcaatcagacaacaggtaatgttacttcctggattgtttagctcagtgaagcttaaCTCATGAGGCAGCAAATGAACAAAGCACCATCTctgcaaaggcagcaggcaaaagatctgcagcttttgcaagtatttttggatatacccccaataaaaaaaagcataattaaaagcatgaaagttttcatttggggtacagCTACTAAATGccgtttttaaaaatgtattttgcatttgggaagtggagtgtccctttaaggtaaaaagTGTCAGGGACTCCAGCCCCCAAAACAATCTTAATGGCATCGTGCTGAGTGTACAGAGTACCTTTAATATGGTGCAATAAACCCAGTGAGACACGACAGGAGACTTTCATTCTTACCCACGCAACCTACTATCAGAAGTTTCCCGAGGAAAAGCAGGAAATCTGTGACTTTATCCAGGACGGCCACGCTGTGGACGGAGAGAGAGACCGGGTTACTCCAGGAGGATTTACACAGTTCAGAACATCTGAGGCAGGTTTGGGCTCCCAAGCAAACTGTGCACCCTTGATGCCATAGCAGTATGCCCTCTCTGAGCTTACTTACCGAATTATGTTCCTCATGAGCAAGAAGAAGGCATTTCGAGCTGATGTGCAGAAGTTGGTGCCATATATTGCTATCTGTAAAAGATACAGCATTTGTCACAGATCCTGCGGTCTTTCTATTGGTAGGATTTTAGGGTCCACCGCCACACCTTTACTCTACCCCACATAATGCCGCTTACATTAAATGGATCACATACATTATCTGACACTCCCCACATCCTGTCCCATACATTATCTGACACTCCCCAGGTCCTCTCCCATACATTATCTGACACTCCCCACATCCTGTCCCATACATTATCTGATACTCCCCAGGTCCTGTCCCACACATTATCTGATACTCCCCACGTCCTCTCCCATACATTATCTGATACTCCCCACGTCCTGTCCCATACATTATCTGATACACCCCACGTCCTGTCCCATACATTATCTGATACACCCCACGTCCTGTCCCATACATTATCTGATACACCCCACGTCCTCTCCCATACATTATCTGATACTCCCCACGTCCTGTCCCATACATTATCTGATACACCCCACGTCCTGTCCCATACATTATCTGATACTCCCCACGTCCTGTCCCATACATTATCTGATACTCCCCACGTCCTGTCCCATACATTATCTGATACACCCCACGTCCTGTCCCATACATTATCTGATACTCCCCACGTCCTGTCCCATACATTATCTGACACTCCCCACATCCTGTCCCATACATTATCTGATACTCCCCAGGTCCTCTCCCATACATTATCTGATACTCCCCACGTCCTGTCCCATACATTATCTGATACTCCCCACGTCCTGTCCCATACATTATCTGATACTCCCCACGTCCTGTCCCATACATTATCTGATACATCCCACGTCCTGTCCCATACATTATCTGATACACCCCACGTCCTGTCCCATACATTATCTGATACACCCCACGTCCTGTCCCATACATTATCTGATACACCCCACGTCCTGTCCCATACATTATCTGATACACCCCACGTCCTGTCCCATACATTATCTGATACACCCCACGTCCTGTCCCATACATTATCTGATACACCCCACGTCCTGTCCCATACATTATCTGATACACCCCACGTCCTGTCCCATACATTATCTGATACTCCCCACGTCCTGTCCCATACATTATCTGATACTCCCGACGTCCTGTCCCATACATTATCTGATACTCCCCACGTCCTGTCCCATACATTATCTGATACCCCCACGTCCTGTCCCATACATTATCTGATACTCCCGACGTCCTGTCCCATACATTATCTGATACTCCCCACGTCCTCTCCCATACATTATCTGATACTCCCCACGTCCTGTCCCATACATTATCTGATACTCCCCACGTCCTGTCCCATACATTATCTGATACTCCCCACGTCCTGTCCCATACATTATCTGATACTCCCCACGTCCTGTCCCATACATTATCTGATACTCCCCACGTCCTGTCCCATACATTATCTGATACTCCCCACGTCCTGTCCCATACATTATCTGATAATAATGTCTTTCTGGTGCTTACCATGATATATGCATTACGATTTAGAAACTTGATAAACTTCTCCAGACACCAGAAGCAGCATTTCAAGCAGCAAAGGAGGAAGCGTGCACATTTATTCTCTGCCCCTAGAGGGAAAGAAGGGAGATAAGAGTATTCAATTATTCAATACCTGGCATGAACTTGATGAACTTGTGCTCTGCTAGGTTTTTATTAAGATCCTGGAGAGAGCAAGCAGCACGCTGTTCAAGGGTAGAGAGGAGTGGACATAGCAGAGAGAAAACTATGTGGTTTCTACATTATTCTACTACTCATTACTACCATAAATTATATAtgttgtagtggtgatggtgcaggGAGAGTCTTTGGGTGTTCCACCATGATTTTGACAAAACAACATTGCTCTTCCAGCAACCAAAGCTCAGGCCCTTGGTTGTCACTCAAACAATGACTTGTCCACCATCACCAAACCTGTCCAACCTTGGAAAGCAATGACGGTTGGAAAGTGATGGGATAACCTGCCTCATTCAAAGCGGTCTTACCTTTGAGTTTGTGATCCAGATATTCCAGCATGATTCGTATTAACTGCACTATGGCGAGAATAAGAGATCCAAATGCCAAAGATCCTGTATGGTACCTGCAGCAACAAAGCATCACAGGAAATGCGGTGAGTTCGTTTACGGTGTACCCACCCAATAGGATGATCTACATTATGGTCAGGaccatcttacctcagtgcccgGCCCAGAGAAGAGAAGATAGGGAAAGCTGGCATGTCATCCGGCTTCTTAAACGCCCAGTAATAGGAGGCAAACGCCCCAGCAAGTGTTACTTGCCCCAGTGCTATGACAAAGTTTGCCAACCAAAGGAACATGAAAGCATTGTAGATTTGAAAGACTATAAGGTATTTGTGGTAATAGGTTTCTCCTCCGTAGAAGGCAAACTGGCACCTGGCATCTGGACACAGGCGAGTGACATTGGTGGAGTTAAACGTCTGaggaaaaatataattattaaagaatagacTTAGACATAAAACCATGACAATCTAATTTCAAATTGGAAATATTGAGGAGGTGGGGGAACCACGTACACAATATACAGGAGTCAAAATCCATTTCAGCTCCACAACTTGAAGTGGCACCGTCACGCCAAACTTATCTTTCTCCtattgcttcctcttctcttaccctctcagaatctgttcttattttctcaatttctgatctagttttctttaaaacgtaaataagtagggactactttgtcttatgtctttttcctacgcctgacattctctgaccaaaggaggagcttaatTCAGCTACATCTCCTGTATCAAAGAAAGTATTCCCAGAATACTCACCCTCCTCCtagacacaggaaatggagccgACTTAAACTCCTTCTTTGGTCAGAGAATGTCAGGCTTAAGAAAaagacataagacaaagtagtccctactttatcttacattttaaagaaatctagatcagaaatgaagaaaagaagaacagattctgagagagggagagaagaggaagcaataGGAGAGGCAAGTTTGGCGTGACAGTGCAGCTCTAGCCATTAGGGGGTAACAAATTGAATCTCCTTGATGGCCAACTGTTTATtggaagttttttttataaagttcacAGAGTACTTTGTGTCCACATGTTTTTACATTCCTGCAATTTTGACTCcgcaacaaaatgtaaaatacagttaaaataaatacaatagacaAGTGTTGTGCTCTACAAAGGAATGTAGCTATTTTTGTTGGGTTGACAAAGCAGCTTTCCATGTActgagcaaaaaacaaaaaacaaaacacaaacacagtCTTAAAATATAGTGAACCACTTGAACAGAGTATAGAAACAGTGAGATAATATTCCCTACAAAACCAATTTTACCCTAAATTCTGTTTCAGAGTCTCAACACTGAATTCACATTCAGATTTGTGATCCACAAAGGGTTGTTTACCCCTTAGCATGCACAAACCTAGGAACTGTACAGCTTTGCCCCAATAGCTCTTATGTAGGCAGTGGATTGCTTGGTTTCTGCGGCTTAACACTGGTGTGGTGGCAGTGGCGCCCGGTTCTGGGCGAGGGCAGGCCGTGGCGCCCGGTTCTGGGCGAGGGCAGGCCGTGGCGCCCGGTTCTGGGCGAGGGCAGGCCGTGGCGCCCGGTTCTGGGCGAGGGCAGGCCGTGGCGCCCGGTTCTGGGCGAGGGCAGGCCGTGGCGCCCGGTTCTGGGCGAGGGCAGGCCGTGGCGCCCGGTTCTGGGCGAGGGCAGGCCGTGGCGCCCGGTTCTGGACAAGGGCAGGCCGTGGCGCCCGGTTCTGGACAAGGGCAGGCCGTGGCGCCCGGTTCTGGACAAGGGCAGGCCGTGGCGCCCGGTTCTGGACAAGGGCAGGCCGTGGCGCCCGGTTCTGGACAAGGGCAGGCCGTGGCGCCCGGTTCTGGACAAGGGCAGGCCGTGGCGCCCGGTTCTGGACAAGGGCAGGCCGTGGCGCCCGGTTCTGGACAAGGGCAGGCCGTGGCGCCCGGTTCTGGACAAGGGCAGGCCGTGGCGCCCGGTTCTGGACAAGGGCAGGCCGTGGCGCCCGGTTCTGGACAAGGGCAGGCCGTGGCGCCCGGTTCTGGACAAGGGCAGGCCGTGGCGCCCGGTTCTGGACAAGGGCAGGCCGTGGCGCCCGGTTCTGGACAAGGGCAGGCCGTGGCGCCCGGTTCTGGACAAGGGCAGGCCGTGGCGCCCGGTTCTGGACAAGGGCAGGCCGTGGCGCCCGGTTCTGGACAAGGGCAGGCCGTGGCGCCCGGTTCTGGACAAGGGCAGGCCGTGGCGCCCGGTTCTGGACAAGGGCAGGCCGTGGCGCCCGGTTCTGGACAAGGGCAGGCCGTGGCGCCCGGTTCTGGACAAGGGCAGGCCGTGGCGCCCGGTTCTGGACAAGGGCAGGCCGTGGCGCCCGGTTCTGGACAAGGGCAGGCCGTGGCGCCCGGTTCTGGACAAGGGCAGGCCGTGGCGCCCGGTTCTGGACAAGGGCAGGCCGTGGCGCCCGGTTCTGGACAAGGGCAGGCCGTGGCGCCCGGTTCTGGACAAGGGCAGGCCGTGGCGCCCGGTTCTGGACAAGGGCAGGCCGTGGCGCCCGGTTCTGGACAAGGGCAGGCCGTGGCGCCCGGTTCTGGACAAGGGCAGGCCGTGGCGCCCGGTTCTGGACAAGGGCAGGCCGTGGCGCCCGGTTCTGGACAAGGGCAGGCCGTGGCGCCCGGTTCTGGACAAGGGCAGGCCGTGGCGCCCGGTTCTGGACAAGGGCAGGCCGTGGCGCCCGGTTCTGGACAAGGGCAGGCCGTGGCGCCCGGTTCTGGACAAGGGCAGGCCGTGGCGCCCGGTTCTGGACAAGGGCAGGCCGTGGCGCCCGGTTCTGGACAAGGGCAGGCCGTGGCGCCCGGTTCTGGACAAGGGCAGGCCGTGGCGCCCGGTTCTGGACAAGGGCAGGCCGTGGCGCCCGGTTCTGGACAAGGGCAGGCCGTGGCGCCCGGTTCTGGACAAGGGCAGGCCGTGGCGCCCGGTTCTGGACAAGGGCAGGCCGTGGCGCCCGGTTCTGGACAAGGGCAGGCCGTGGCGCCCGGTTCTGGACAAGGGCAGGCCGTGGCGCCCGGTTCTGGACAAGGGCAGGCCGTGGTGCCCGGTTCTGGACAAGGGCAGGCCGTGGTGCCCGGTTCTGGACAAGGGCAGGCCGTGGTGCCCGGTTCTGGACAAGGGCAGGCCGTGGTGTCTGGTTCTGGTGGAGATGGTGTATGTAGAGATGTTGGTTCTGTAGCAAAGTTAGTTATTGTTTATTGTCCAGTTGCACCCCCAAAGAGTGACTGGCCCTTTTATTGCTATTCCTGTCCACTATTCCCACACGCTTTCCTCCCTGTAGAGGTGTGGGAGTCATTAACTGATAAATACTCAGATACGGCAAAGTACCTAAATACCCCCTGTAACATTTAAAAAGCATTATATATGAACTCCTAGGGACTTACCTCTGGGTTGCAGATATTGCCAGAATCATCACATTGTGTTTGGTTAAACACTTTATAAACTGCGTCATTGGAGGTAGAAAGAAAGCTGAGGAGTGGTTAAGGATTCGTCACTAAATAGGTTAAGAAGAAGAGTGTATAAGGTGTTTTAGTGCAATTGCTGTCTGATGCCTTGTCCTGGTACTTACCCACTATTCTCCtataacatgcatgcatttaaaatgtgtatttttattttgcacttttttgtaaaaaTTATAAAAGGGCACACTTCACACATGAGTTTTTCTTTAagtgtgtggagtgtccctttacgtaTTAGGAATGGTAAGTCCCTAGTAGGAGACAGACAGCTTTATCAAGATCATTATGCAGTCAGGGGAACCGCTGTGGGTGATGGAAGGATAGGTGTATTGTGGGATGCAGTCAGGTAGTACGAGGTGGAAAAGCGGTTTGGGATAAAGGAAGTACTGTTGAGTGTCAGAAGGTACACTGTGAGCGGTGAGTACTAAAAGGATACACAGCTGTGATGGCCCAGTACGCGATGCACAGACATACAAGTAAGAACGTAAATAGAGGGAACACCAGTGAGGACATCACATGCCCAACGGCCCTGAGGAAAGAAGAGGATACAGGTTACAAACAGAGAGATAGTCGCAGTAATGAAGAGGCAGGAAATGGAAACAGAGAAAGTGACTACGAGCGTGAGAATGAGGGCAAGACAGAGGTGCACGAGTATAGTACAACAAATACAAAAGAGTGAAGGACAGAGAGGCCATGAGAAATGGAAAAGCTACAGAGACCACATGCAAGTGAGACACAAAGCAAAACAGAGGCAGATAAGAGGATGTGAATGACAACTCGAAAGAGGAAGCTAGGGAGCaaaaataacataacaaaaacatttatttctaataaaaatatgaatcatCCCAGAAGAACTAACAAATACACTGAATtacagtttatttaaaaatacattttaaaattaacataTTCTGTGACTGCACAAGAATTTTTAACTATATCACACTTTTCTAATAAGTGTTCTATGCAAGAATGGTCATTAGATACGGTTACTGTAGTAAGGATTGTTGAGAATGTAAAGTGAGTTTGATACTTAAGGCCAAAATGGATAAATGCTCCACGTCAGCTAGGCATCTAGTTCAGATAGTTTGGCTTTAAatccatttgaaattcactatgaattactGACAAAACTCACTATAGTGCATGTCTCGGGAAGATAGACCGTCAAAGAGTGAGAGTCATATAAGGCCAAACAGTGAGAAAGACAgagtagaccaggggtaggcaaccttcggcactccagatgttgtggactacattccccataatactcttacaaaGCATGAtggtaggtgtagtccaaaacatctgcagtgccgaaggttcccTATGCCTGGAgtagacagacagtcacagagcgaGAGTAAGATGAGGTCATAGAGACAGGCACAAAGCAAGAGTCAGATAAGGACAGAGCTAAGTATAGAGTAAGAGTCTAGGTCAGAGAAACCAGCATAGAAAGACGGTCAAAGAATAGTATATGAGAGAGAGGGTGCGGTAAGGTCCGAGACCTCCGAGGAAAAATCAGATCAATTAATTTCCTGGACTTTCCACCATGTTCattgttgccatggtaatgctggTTTCTTAGAAGGATCATCATAATCTCAGCATTCCAGTAGCAATCAATACAACATGGCTTCCCTCACCTGCTGGCCTCCTTTATAAGAGCAATGGCGATCATGATCCTCTTCCTCAGGAATATGAGCAGGAGAATTACGATGACTTCCATAATACAGAGGATGATCACTGTAGGCAAAAGGAGATTGTGTGAGCCTTGGTGAAATAATTGGACGTACAGCTAAATCCAAACAGCAAGATGACTTGACACCGTGTGATTAAGCAGTGCTGGCGAGCGTCTAACAGGACAGAGCAGGCTACTCCATTCCCTTTACCACACACCCAGAGATAGCGTGGCATACGGGCAATAAATAACTCTTTAAACATGGCAGCATCTCTCACTTAGAGCCCAGCTGGCTATGGTCTGTGAACTGTTCCATACAGCACAGCCACACGCAGGAATGCATTTTACACTTCTAAATGCTCAGTTACAATAGATGCTGTCACTTGAACAAGTCATTGGCCTGGTGTTAaactttaaaaatgagattgttaAAAAGCCTTGCAGGATTAATAATCCGTTTACTATCTTGCTGGCCCACCATATCAATTTTAATCTCCATTATTTCAGTGTTGGTGCCATCCCCTGCATCAAATTTATTTTGTTACAGAAGGAGCAGCAATAGACGTTCAAATATTCCACCCTACATCATTACAATCATGGGAAACATGTGATGTCCGTTCTCTGCTCACATGAACAAACCACAACCATATATACAAAGAACAGTAGCTGCTTCAGTGTTGATATCATGTTACGTAAACACTATACCACAACATAAACACAAAATTACAGATACGGCACTCGcacgcactctgcatcacattatctatacacagcacaggtttgGCACCAGCATCTACAGCATCAACTTTCTCTTCCTACCAGGTAGATCATGGTTCCAGCTTCCTCCCACACAATTACAATGAAGAAATGCACAACAACTTACTGAATGCCAACCATGTCTGGCGTAAGTGCAAGTACACACGAAGGTCCATCTGTAAGCCGATATCGGTGATCGTGACATCTGACCCCGACTCTCCCTTCAGTCGCGCATATTCCATGTAGCAGTGAAAGATTCCTGTGTACGGGAAAGCAGagaatataataacattatatgacAGAATGGTGTCTGAAGTGGGATCTGGTGAAACTAGAGGTAAATCATAGATATACGTACCATAGCCCATCACAGCAATCAGCATTATAATCATCACCCAGATCATAATACCAGCCAGGAACCTCAGTAAGACCACAAATATCAAACTGATCACCATGGCAATTACAAGACCTCTGTGGAACAGAATAAACATGTtatttgcatagttacatagctgaaaagagactcgcgtccatcaagttcagccttcctcacatttgtttttttgctaatgatccaaaagaaggcaaaaaacacagtctgaagcacttccaattttgcaacaaactaggaaaaaaatccttcctgaccccaaaatggcagtcatgtatctccttggatcaagcagctattatcccactaattaggagttatatccctgtatgctatgtttttggaagtgtttatccaattgctgtttaaacatctgtaaggactctgataaaaccacctcttcaggctgagaattccatatccttatagttcttactgtaaaaaaaaccttttctttgccttcgatgaaatctcttttcttcctaaatgtgtgaccctgtgtcctatgtatagccctgtttatgaatagatttacagataatgatttgtactggccccgaatatatttgtataatgttatcatatcccctctgaggcgccatttttccaaactaaagagatttaaattttttaacctttcttcgtaactaaaatactccattccttttatcaattttgtagctcatctctgcactttttctagtgccatgatatccttctttagaacaggtgcccaaaattgcacagcatattcaaggtgtggtcttaccagccatttataaagagtcaaaattatattttcatcccgagaatttatgcccctatttatacatgacaagaccttactggccttagcaactgcagattgacattgcatattgctgcctaatttgttgtcgataacaatttccaaatccttctcgtgtgtggttgtTCCTAATTCAcgaccatttagggtgtaagttgcttgtgcattcttgcccccgaagtgcataactttgcatttctctacattaaatttcatctgccattttagtgcccagtcccccaatctatacaAATCCctatgcagcaaagcaatatcctgctcacattttattactttgaaaagttttgtgtcatcagcaaacactacaacatgactttcaatgcctattgcaagatcatttataaatatgttaaatagaagaggtcccaaaacagaaccctgagggacaccactttgcacctctgtccagtttgaaaatgtaccattaatgacaactcgttgtactctatccttaagccaatgttctacccaataaCAAgtatattcatctagaccaatttcttttagtttgaagactaacctattgtgaggaaccgtatcaaatgccttggcaaaatccaagtagattttGATCAGATTTATATTCTGCTGAGTCCACTACATAACACTATCATATTTGTCTCTCCAGAATGTTCTCACTGCCCTCGCCAAACAAGCAAGCTGAGTGCCAACAACAGCTGAAGACACAAATGTTGTCCACAATGCCCCCACCATGATGAACCTCTTACATGATTATCCAGTACCACGATACTGTGTAGTCCTCAAATATCTTCATGGCCACCTGGCGAGCTTCTAACACTATATTGGCTTTTCTGCAGAGAAACAAAAAATCCAAAACTGTAGGACTCTCTTAAAAACGAGGCTTAGCAATAAAGATacatcacaaaaaaaatacaatctagaaaaacatgattttgtaGAACTATATatagatttgattttttttttatagaatgttATGTAATACCAATTACCAAAACAAAAACACCAACAAGTGT
This Pelobates fuscus isolate aPelFus1 chromosome 3, aPelFus1.pri, whole genome shotgun sequence DNA region includes the following protein-coding sequences:
- the SLC44A2 gene encoding choline transporter-like protein 2 isoform X1 encodes the protein MEEDAGKTPPDEAYGEPRKYDPNFKGPIHNRSCTDILCCILIVLGIIAYVAVGIVAWTYGDPRKVIYPTDSRGQFCGQAGTPNEKKPFLFYFNIMKCASPLVLLQFQCPTTQICVDQCPDRFLTYYSVIATQQNFDYYKQFCRPGFNNFSKSLNEVLRDRDCPAMITPSKPFTRRCFPAINLKKGVVMVGNSTTFDDGIDQKSRNITDLVEGAKKANIVLEARQVAMKIFEDYTVSWYWIIIGLVIAMVISLIFVVLLRFLAGIMIWVMIIMLIAVMGYGIFHCYMEYARLKGESGSDVTITDIGLQMDLRVYLHLRQTWLAFMIILCIMEVIVILLLIFLRKRIMIAIALIKEASRAVGHVMSSLVFPLFTFLLVCLCIAYWAITAVFLSTSNDAVYKVFNQTQCDDSGNICNPETFNSTNVTRLCPDARCQFAFYGGETYYHKYLIVFQIYNAFMFLWLANFVIALGQVTLAGAFASYYWAFKKPDDMPAFPIFSSLGRALRYHTGSLAFGSLILAIVQLIRIMLEYLDHKLKGAENKCARFLLCCLKCCFWCLEKFIKFLNRNAYIMIAIYGTNFCTSARNAFFLLMRNIIRVAVLDKVTDFLLFLGKLLIVGCVGILAFFFFTHRIRIVQDTAPTLNYYWVPILTVVIGSYLIAHGFFSVYAMCVDTLFLCFCEDLERNDGSLERPYYMSPELREILLKNNPETLKSSETES
- the SLC44A2 gene encoding choline transporter-like protein 2 isoform X2 — protein: MGDQENYYGKHGEPRKYDPNFKGPIHNRSCTDILCCILIVLGIIAYVAVGIVAWTYGDPRKVIYPTDSRGQFCGQAGTPNEKKPFLFYFNIMKCASPLVLLQFQCPTTQICVDQCPDRFLTYYSVIATQQNFDYYKQFCRPGFNNFSKSLNEVLRDRDCPAMITPSKPFTRRCFPAINLKKGVVMVGNSTTFDDGIDQKSRNITDLVEGAKKANIVLEARQVAMKIFEDYTVSWYWIIIGLVIAMVISLIFVVLLRFLAGIMIWVMIIMLIAVMGYGIFHCYMEYARLKGESGSDVTITDIGLQMDLRVYLHLRQTWLAFMIILCIMEVIVILLLIFLRKRIMIAIALIKEASRAVGHVMSSLVFPLFTFLLVCLCIAYWAITAVFLSTSNDAVYKVFNQTQCDDSGNICNPETFNSTNVTRLCPDARCQFAFYGGETYYHKYLIVFQIYNAFMFLWLANFVIALGQVTLAGAFASYYWAFKKPDDMPAFPIFSSLGRALRYHTGSLAFGSLILAIVQLIRIMLEYLDHKLKGAENKCARFLLCCLKCCFWCLEKFIKFLNRNAYIMIAIYGTNFCTSARNAFFLLMRNIIRVAVLDKVTDFLLFLGKLLIVGCVGILAFFFFTHRIRIVQDTAPTLNYYWVPILTVVIGSYLIAHGFFSVYAMCVDTLFLCFCEDLERNDGSLERPYYMSPELREILLKNNPETLKSSETES